GGGGATGGTCTCCTGTCTCTGTTGGGTGAACTGCTCCTGAGCTTCTCTTTCTTACACTTCTCTGACCTGTTTAGTGTATTTGTTGTCTCTTTAGGACATATGATGGCTTTGGGAAGCAGCTTGTAGGGCCAACAAAATTGGTTTTACTCAACGAAATAGGCTTAGGAGTTGGAGACCTGTACTTTTAAAAGTTCTGCTTAGCAGAAACTGTTTGTACCTGCACTAGCTGGGGATTTTGCATAAAGAAGTTCAGAAAATTGCATACATGCAGTTTAGGAAAGTAGAAAAATCTTCAACTTGCGGCCCAAAGACCAGATAGCCTAACTGTGCATAGGCgaagaaaatgatgaagaacATGACGGCAAATCCACAGATGTTACTGGCACAGCGAGATAAAGTGGAGGATAGCTGTGTCATAGTCCTGTTAAAgcttacatatttaaatatctgcAAGAGAACAGACCATATTTTACTGGGAGGGGGGGAGTAGTCAGAATGCATCGCATTTTCTTAACAGAACTTCTGGAATGTTATCTGTAATCCTAATTTATAGGTTAAGTTTTACTTGGAAATAAATTGCATACCAGATGTTAATGGTATGCATCTGTAAGGAGTATGAAGGATTGGGTGtgtttctggagaaaaggaatATTCTGCAGGGCATATGTGCTAAAGCTGATAGCGTATAGGCAGGTCTTTGGGTGCTGATAGGAGTAGTCAGCTCCGGCAGAAGCGGAACCCTGGGCAAGGAGACTTGAAGGCATGCCACCGTCCAGCACCTGAGGATTCCCTGCCGAGCTGAGTCAGTAAGGAGCTCTGTTACTCTATGCCTGAAACAAGGCCTGAATGCAGGTCTTGTTCAATGACAGCTGTTAATTGTAAGCACATTTGTGCTACCAAATTGACAGTAATGAGTCTGGGAGGATAATGCGGGGCAATGTGCAGCTGGAGTACAGAAAGGATGTAATGAGGAAGACTCCACACAGCCAGTTAACAGCCAGGGCTCCCAAACAGCTGCTTCGTGCAGCCTTGGCctgggaggtggaggaaggCCAAAAGCctgttattttcaaatgacaCAACCCAGAAAGCCCCATGGAGTATGTTCAAGAACTTGAATTGTATGGAGCATGAGTGTAAGGAGTGATCTCTTCTGCCAGATGTGACCACCTCCCCTTCCTGTTTTGCAGCCACATTGTGCTGGCTGCTTTACAAATAAATGCCTTTGGAGAGATGGCCTGTAAGCAGACTGAGATCAGGCAAAGTTTTGGGAAGTTTTAGCCAGTCCCTGGGAACCCAGAGGCTGACCAGCCTAAAGTCACTGATGTGTGCTGGGCACAGGCAAAAGGATGGCCTCAGTCATGGCCACTGGGGTTCAGTATAGTAGGGGCACTGGATGCAAAGACAGGATTGGTTTGGTCCCAGAGCACCTGGTTAGGAGTAAAAGTAGCCTGTAATCTTGGGGAGGTTTGCTACTCTGGAGATCAGCAAATCCACTcgcaaataaaaatgaaattaaaggtGTCCTGGCCGAAAGGCATTTCTGGATCAGTTTCAGATACATTTTGGTTTCACAAACTGTTATATAATGGCTACTGTTTTCATAGTTTCTAGCTATGAAAACTATGAATAGCTTCACCTGTTACCGCCATGCCATTTGTATAGGTCAGGCTGTGACCTGGATAATACTGAGTCTAGGAAAAGACTGAGTTTAAGGAGGCTGTTTGGCTATGGTTGTGTCCCAGCTGCTCCAGTGGAGACAGCTGCCTATGTGCAGAATTTTTTTTAGATGGGCTTGGAATCTGTGTGACCCATGTTTACGAGAATGAGATACTTTTAAACACTTCTGGAATCTTATAAACAAAATTCCCCGTTCTAGCCCCACCTTTGCAGTTCATTTgtgaaaaggtaaaaatgaatgtttataaTAAGCTTAGAAACACTACGATTGATACAAGAAAAGGAGTAAGAGCCAATACCTtcataaaagcaaagaagacACTGATGGCAATCATGTTGTCATAACGGACTTGccagaaagcaaggaaataaaagtctGGATAAACATcctcagcagagagcagctttTCCATTAGCAGGGACACTGCCATGGTGCGGTAGATATTGAAGCCGATGGCAAGGATGGACAcctgaaggaaagcagaagacagTGAAACTGAAGTCCAGCTACCCCATTCTCTTCAGCCTTATTTTGCACAGGAAAGACTGCATTGATGTCAGCAGGCCCTTGATGAGATTTGAAGAACCTTTTAGATGTTTGGTCATAAACTGTACATACGAGACCTTACTGGCCAATATATTTGTACCTGTGCAGTGACAATGGTGGATTTGCACTATACAACATACTGCATACATTCTAATTTCACTGTGCTGACAGTTGTGTGCTAGTGCTTCCTAGCTGGGCCGAGATTACAGCTAAAACAAGGTGGATAAAGAGTGGAAAGGACATGGAGCCACAGCACCTTGACGGTAAGGTTAGGAAAGAGTTGAGGTGTGCTGAGCCACGATGGGGCCTCTTCGGTGAGTGACTAACCAAGAGTGGGGTTGGGCTTTTTTGGCTCGATGGGTGTCTACCCAGTGCTAGCCTATGCTGGCAAGCACAGAAGAGTTGAGGAGCAGCTCACCATTACCAGCAGCACATCCAGACAGTTCCAGACAGTTTTGAAATattccattttcagtttttttatttctatagtTTCTTGGACTATGAAGGTAATGATAAAGAGGCAGAAGGCGATTTCACAAGAAGCCAAGAAGTAATCATAAAATGAGATGTATCTGAGGAGCTTCACAGAGTAGATACGTGAGGAGGTGAGAGCACCCCCGGTGGCAGGGAACTCTACCACCAACCTGGAAAAAATCGGGGACTGGTGTTAGTTACTATTACCCTTAAATTATCTCAGTTACCTTTAAATTGTCTCAGCCCTTACTAGTCTAACATTAATTATTACTTCAGTAATAATAGCTAACTGGGACTGTAGTTGGGCCAAACATTTgtgcaaaacaggaaaactggTATGACTCCTTTATCTGCAAGATCTTCTTTTAAGGGTGACGCTCACTTCCCCATGAAAACGGTATTACAAGGAAGTGAAGGGTGAGGACAGCAGATCTATTTAATCAAACACTCAAACTCTGCTGTTTGGTTAAGTCTTTAAAGAAACTGTGTCTCAGAAGGACACATAGTCACCCCACCCTGAGCCTCTTCCCTCCAATAGCTGACAACAATACAAATAATCTAGATTTTGACTTTGCAAAAGGCTATGGAATTTATTCCTACAGTATCAACCAGCTGTACAGACACCAACCATTTAAAAAACTGGAAATGAAGGAACTAGGTCTGTTCCCTGCTCTAactgaatttctgcattttttttttactgaattacTACTGTCTTGCCAGCTACTGCCTGAGAAACATGACTGTGTATGCCTGAGGCAAACAGCCTTTCCTTGTGTCCTTCAGGAAGCCTTAGTAAATGGATTTGATGCATAGTAAAGGTAAGAACTCACCTGATTATACAGAAAAGGTTTACGTTAGCATTATATGTTGAGAAGTCAATAAATACAACCCTGGTTCCTCTAGTGAGCCAACCATGCTGCCTGAGAAACTCCAacttctctctgctctcctcttttGATCTTGGCAAGGTAAATGTAAATCCTCCACTACTGTAGAAGCCCGCGGCTCCCCAGTACCATGGGGATAAAGAAGGGGCAGAATTGTATTTCCATCTAtgaacaacaggaaaaaaaaaagcagctggcCTATGAAAACTGTACTGAAGTAagctttcactttttattttatacttgtTAGTTCTTGTGTTCCACTGCATCCACAATTGACCATTTAAGTCAGACCTTTAAATAACACTTTTATTTACAAGAAGTAAGCATGAGACTTATGACCTTAAAATATTCCCATTTCTTTATCTACTAAGtacattcacaaaaaaaaacaagtgcttATGATTCTGGATTTCACCCATGTGGGCTAGACAGTTTAATTACCTTCAAATCTTCATAGGTAAAAagaatgtctcttttttttgtagttCATCGTTACTGTGGCATGTTCACATATTCTCCCATTGGGTTAAATCAGTGCTAAATGAGATGTGTGGAACAGGCCTTTTGGCTCTGTTTCCACAACACTTTAGCATGATTCTAATTTATAAACATGTGATTTAAGTTAAGGCTTCATATAGCTGAGCATTTCTCTGGAGATGCTAATAGCAATAGAACCATTAACATGTACTTTTGCTGAACTGGGCTTGCCATTTCCAGTTTTTCCTGTCTCTCCGCTATAAATTTCCAATGCCAAATTCCTGTCCATAGTATTGGCATAAAAACAAATCTATGGTTTATCTCATTGTAAACAAGGGAAAAACTCAGCTCATGGCATGCACAATTATAAGTTACTGAAGAATAACGGTATTAAGGATTTAGtaagattttcaaaaacatttttgtgcttGCTGTCTGGTTCCAACTGAAAGTATTTCAGATCTGAAAATctcttataaatatatatccaaGAGATGCTACAAGAAAATCTGAAGTAGGATGACTTACTCAGATCCGTTCTTTAGACCAAAGTCAGACTTGTCTTCTGCTTTATATTGGTACGTGGAGTAACAGTCTTTTGTGAAATTCTGGAAGTATGGGTAGATGGAACAGGTGTTATTGCGTACTTTCAGCTGGCGAATCTGGGCTACTCCTAACAGTAAATTCTCATAGTAAATATGGCTGGTGTTTTCCTGGAGGGTTGATGTTGTGTTGCCATACCATTTGTCCCAATTGAGTCCATCCAAGAGGGGTCCCTCTGCAAACTATATATACAAGCAAGGTTAAAGATTCAAAAGGTATAAATATCACTACTACcctgctttttaaaagacaaatctTTACAGGGTTCCCAGGTTACTTATAGGTATGGATTTTAAGATGGAATTCCACAGGGAGTAGAATGGATTCATAAGGAAAAGGTGTAAATATCTCTGTCAAGTGAGACACTGTATAGGTGAACATTGTACTCTATCAGAGATACATAATGGGTTTGCTCAGGGCAAAACAACGACATACAGTTGTTTGGAGTATCAttaaatgagtttaaaaaatgtttaaacacaaaatattgcATGTTGTTTCAACATAATCTTACTCTCTGAagatctgttttgaaatgtgcaTTTCTGACTAGGCTTTTAGTCATCTGAACCtaaagaaagtatttatttttgaagctcTTTGAAAACTCTTCCTCTGTATGTTTCTTAGATGCAGATAAAGAGcactgaatttgaaaaaaacGTTATCCAGAGGGCAAAACGACATGCCCCCGCGGTTTGGAACATGTATTACAACTGCTTTTAGTACATCAGCATACGATTGTATAGCAAGGGCTGTTTTATGGACTAACAATAACAGACACAATGATAAGTGGGAGTACAATTATTCCAAGTGAATTGTCATAGCCaggcatttccatttttaagaaaGGGTAGGATGAAAAGCTTTCCCTTTGGATGTCAGCTGGGCAGTGATGGCAATGTTGGGAGGTCCTTCATCTAGTAGTGAAAATAGAGATACCTGTCTTGCAACTATCACCTGGTGATTCCAGTGAAAATCACACCAAGTAcggtttaattttttttaagcagctgaaAATCAGAATAACTGTAGACCCcaaatctttgtttttgttgaaacTAACATTCAGAATTTGATGCTGCAGTGACCCTATTGTTTTCCTTAACTGTCTATTCAGACTGTTTATCAGATGTACAAATATTACAGTTTGTACTCTGAATTTCTACTTTTTAAGAAGTTATTTATCTTTCTTCATCTGAAGCTGCAACATCTAGTGCAGGCATTTTGGGTGGACCAGGAGACTCTATTGCTCTGTATTAACACTAGGAGCTTTTTACCTGGTTGCTATATCTAAGAAAATACTTGCACCAAAAGCCTTACTTTCCAGAAATCGTCCATGTTCCTAATACTATCAAAATCCATCCCTTGATTTTCAGCAGAAGACTGTTCCAGAAAGAGACGTTGCATCACTTCGTTCAAGTAATACATGTTGGTGCTCACCATCCCAAATGTCACTAGGAAGAAAGGGCAAAATGGGGATGCTCACAGATGAAATAAGAGGTTGACATCAACTTCTAAGCACGCTGGCCTCTCTTCAATCATCAGCACCAGTCATGCTGCTAGGAAAACACAGTCAGAGCAATTTTGACTGAAATAACGCTTCTGGCTGGAAGACAGGTGGAGTAAGGATTAAATGACTATGCTCTCCTCACCTGCTCTTGCATACTGGAAGAGGGATGGCTTCACCAGTGCCAGGCTTCAAATTAATTGCTCGTAAACAGGCGCACTCACCCCCTTCACCTGCTGACTTACCTAGACAGAGAGTGACAAGGAAAATGAGGTAGACAACCAGCTCCCGCAGGGTCGTTTTCAGCTCCAATTCTCTGCTGCAGCTTATCCGGGGTTTTGTGACACCTAACGGAGGGGGGAAAAACGGGGAAGGCAGAAGCTGAGCTTTAAACCAGAGAGGCCGGAGCCGCCGGTAGCAGCCCCGCGCTGAGGGCCCGCGGCCGCCTCACGCACCGCCGCcgctcagcctctgctctgccGCCGCCTCCATGGCGGCCCGACCGGGGCCGCTCCCGGCACTCGCTCCCCTCGTTTGAATCCCAACGGGCGGCGTCTCCCGCTCCGGGACCGGCTCCCGCAGAGCCCCGCTTGTCCCGGCGGTGGGGCTGCCTGCGGGCTGAgcgcccggccgcccccccggATTTTCCCTTCTGCCCCTCAGGAGCGGCAGGAACGCGGGCTGCGGCCATGGCGACGGGCGCTGAGCCATGGTTGTGGGGTGGGGGCTGTGGTGCCGGTGTCCGGCTCTGGCACTACGACCTTCCCTCAGCACTGAGGCGTTTTTGCCTTCGGGAGAAGCCCACGGGTGTAAATCGGCGTTGGCTGAGCTCGGAGCCGTAGAGTGCGGTTAAAGCCGCTATtgctgccctggcagcccagGTGGAGTAGAAGGGTTGTGGtgggagctgggcagctgaggTGTACAGGGTTATTGCCCAGCACACCGGCGAGACCTAATTTTGTCCACTCCTTATGGTGCTCTGAGGGGAGCTGGCTAGCAGCAGGGCTATTGTGCACCCCAACAGGCCGAGTTCAGGCTGGATTTGTCTTCACCCATCTGCCTTTAGTGATCAGGACTGAAAAATCTTCAGGTTAGGTTGCTGGAATTTGGCAAAATCGGGTTTTTGGATGTTTTGggggtattttgagcaagatGGCTGTGAATAACAGTATAGAAGTTGAGTTAGTCAAATCAACGTCTTGTTGGGAGTCAATGGAGATGAGGCCTGGTCGCTCCTTTATTGGAATGAGGGAAGTTGTGGCAGCCTTAGTGCTGTGTTATATAGTGAAGCTTCTGCATCAAGCAcgcaagaaggaaaaatcttGGTGGTGCCTCGCTGACGTGTTTCAGGGCTAAGAGCTGCAGTAGCTCTGAGGAGGCAGAAGACAAGGGGGAAGGAACAGGAGGAACCCCTACAGAGCCAGCAGGGTAAGAATTGGGCTTTGCTGGGCTGGATGTGGTGCCAGGCAGCTGTAGCTGTAGTGTAACAGATCAAGGGAGAGTCATAGCCTGTGGTGgatatttaaagttttatttgcCTCTAAGTAGTCCTCATAAAAACACTCTAGTCTATCTGGTTTTAGTATTCAGACATTACAGAGTTCTGATATTATCAAGAGTGATATTAGAGAAGCAGTACAAACCAATCTACTTTAGCAAGTAACCACGCACAGGTGGAGCTAAAGCCACCTACACCTGTAAAATCTAATTGCCCTGCTTTCTTAGGCTGTATAGTTAAAATACAATACTCAGTAAATGGCTACATTCACCaacacatataaataaaatctaacaGGTAAAAGAGGAACAACAGAATGTGCAAGAGTCAAAGTAGAAGTATGTAGATAGGTATTTTGCTAATCAGAGCAACCACTGGTTAACTACATCTATGTAGTAACTGTCTCTTATAGGTGTgagttttcctcttcatttccaGTTAAAGTTCATCACTTTCATACAGTCCAGACTGCTCAGCCAAACGCTGAAACTCTCCTTCTGGTGAGAAAGCTTGTTTCACGTCCAGTCCTCTGCCATTAAGTGCCAAATACTTGCTAAAAGTTGGTCGAACCCGTAACTGCTTTGGGGCTGGAACTGGCTTGTTTGCGTGtgctggaagagagaaaaaagcctCTTTCAGTGTCTTCCCAGACTGTGGAAAAACCCAGGGTATAGCAACccaattgatttttttttttttttttttttttttttttaaatctgcaacATAGAACAGCCAACCCTTAGAAAGAACTTAACAGACAAGCTGGAAATTTATGGGAAGGACAACATTCACCCTCCTTGGTATCTGTCAAAATGTAGGCTTTAGCAGgacaggcagcagaagcagaccATTTGCAAAAGACTCATCAGATCGTATTGCACAAACATGCAATTTTCTTGGGCTAGTTATTTTTGTGTAGTTCATTATCTTGGGAAAGAAGTCCTCCCAGCAGCCCAAGCTTTGGGAGATTAACCTGCAGGGTCCATTTGGAATACAGGTGCGAGTGGCTGTTCAAGTTGTGGTTACAGCACCACAAGGTGGTACTTACTTGCAACTTCCAGTCTGGCATGGCATGTGGCCACTCCTGCTCCATTGACAGCAGACACTGTGTACCAACCAGCATCTTTCTTGTTTGCGTTATGAATCAGGAGGCAAATCCTTCCAGTATTGTCATGtaataagctgaaaaaaaaagtgggtatTTACATGTAAGTGCTTGCAGGGAGAAGGCgagaaaacattgaaataatAATCTGTATACGTGTGAGGAGCTGAGAAAGCCCTCAACAATTCTTGAAGGGCACtgctaactttttaaaatgtaaacactgCATTGTTATTACAAGCCGCCAATAATTCACATCTTGGTAGCATTCTGGCGGCACCACAACCCTTCTGCAGCTGCCACAGCCTCATAGCATGACGAACACTGCATTTCTTGGTGCCATAGCCATGCTTCTCACTGGGCTGTGTAACTGCTGTTGGAATCCAGTGGCATCTATCTGGTCACAGCATTTTCTCGCTGTGTCCTCAAAACAATGCTCTGAGCATCACGCCTGCCCAGCACATGGGCTGGTTCATCATGCCTCATAAACGAGGGGCATATCTAGCTCCCCAGCTACTGTTTCTAATAAGCAGCTAATTCAAATTTGACTTAAAAACTGGTTATTGTTTTCCTAACACACTAATAGCCAACTCATTGGTAGGATACCTTATTCGGTCTGTATTATATTGTAccatttcattgtttcttttccagtaaATCCGAGGTGTTGGGATGGCAGAGATCTGGCATTCGAGTCTGGCTGTATCTCCTTCAAAAACCTTTTTGCTTTGTGGCTTGAAGATGAAAGTTGGAGGTGTGTGATGTTCTTTTGCtaaattaaagaggaaagaTGAGGAGTTACTGTAAGTATTGAACATTATTAtcaggctattttttttttttaagatttcaaaATGCTAAATTTAGGAGGGCACATTTCCTACAGCAACTTCTTAGCCTACAGGTAATTAACTCCCATGTGCATAGGGGTGTAGTAGACACAACCCACTTTAGGAGGAGAGTCACTGTCAGTTCTAGGAGATGAGCAACTCCCAAATTCTGGATATCACAGTTTAAATCCCCCACTACAAGagctttgaagaaatatttcatcccAAATGTATATATTGAAGTAGCCTTGGAAAAGGTAAAGTGTTTGTTATACTTTGAGTCTGGAGATCTGCCTCTACTTTGTAATTGCTTTAATATCCCAAACACACAGAGGAAGGCGTTAGGTGACTGAGGTTTTCAGTGTCTGATAGTCATCAGTTCTCTGTCTTACCAATTACTTCCACTTTCACTGCAAAGGATGCTTCTCCTGCACGGTTGACAGCCACACATTCATATGTCCCTGCATCAGATGATTTGACcgcttcaaaaataaatgagtggAATCCCTTTTCTGACACAATCATTTTATGAAACTGGTCTTGATGTACCATCCTTCCGTTCTGGTACCACATCACATCTGGGGTTGGCAGCCCACTAACCTGTGaaggggagaaaagcagcaaagagtTAAAAAGCTTTAAGATAATACAAACTCTTCAATGCTGTATAGAGATTAATGTATATAGGTGATCAAATCATGGTCATACtacaaaaaattaatttttgaatatTGATGTGGTGCTGCGCAGAGAGGAAGGCTCATGAAGTGCTGTGCAGAGATGAGCTCTAGCTACAGGACAGTGGATGCCATTCCTGCAAACCCCTGTTGTTCCCATCCCATAAAATAGGTTTGATTAAGTCAAAGATGTTCATAGTGGGTTCATGGAGGGAGGGAACTCACCCATGTAATCTCACAGCTAGCACTGTAGCAGTGCCAAAATTAGTACAATTTTGATAAAGTATGCAAATAAACTGTATTTGCAGACATGCTCTAGGTTGCCCATCACAGTCTGAAACATCCATGTCCATCACATTGCAGCAAAATGGCTAAAGGTCACGTTAAGGTATTGCCTGACTCTGTTTAAGGCAAGGGATTGGAAGTCCGTTTGGATGCAATTGGGAAAAAACAAGTCATGGCACAATCAGAAAACAATACTTGTAGTAAAGCTGCATATGTGCAAGTGCCAGGTTCTTTCTTACCCTAGGGTTGGCACAATTACTGTGCAGTCTGAGGCCATTCTGCTGTTCTATTTGTTTGTAATTAGTATATTTCCTTGCCAGATACCTGCTCCAGCCAGGGCACACTTACAGTCTTATAGAGGACTCATTAAAAGCAGGCAGTCCTCTCCTACATAGGCTGTGCTGGATGGGTTTCCATTCCACTGAAGCTAGTGGGTGTCCCAGTGGAGGGCACAAGGTCCCTTCTCTAAAAGATTTCTTGAAGCAAGGTCTTAATAGTCAGTCACTGAGCTCTAGTGAGTCTTCGGTGGTGGTCCATATTTACCACCATTTAGCTTTAGCCATACTCTTATGCAGCCAATCCCACTTACATTTTCCAAGGGAAAACGTTGACACATTTACCCATCTTCTGTTACCAGCTTTACTCTGCCTGGAGAGACCCTGTGCAACCTGCTGTTAGTGCTCTGGCTCATCAAGCCACAGAGGCGCTGCAGCTCAGAGATCTGTTCATGCcacacacaccacacagctAAGGGGACTGAAAGTGAAAGGCTGGCATTACTTTGAAGTCGAGCCTGCAGAATCGCCCCTCCTCAATAATGACATCTTCTGGCACTTGTGTAAAACGTGGTTGAAAAAACTTCTCCTGAATTGCGTCACGGCCACGCTCGTCTCCTCTTGAGGATGGTCTGCTCCTAAAACGAGGACAGTAACAGTTGTATAAAGGTTACCATAGCACAGATCTCACTGCAGTGCTGAGTCACTCAGGAGGTTTAGGAACCCAACACTACAGTTCTGGTTGTCTTTCAGCTGTAAGGCATGAGTATTGATGAACCACTTACCTTGCTGAAGTTATTCAGTTTAACACAGAAGCATAACATAGGAAAACTCGTCTTTGGCCTAATATCCAAAAGAATTTACAAGAACAATGTGGGCTGTGTTTCATCAGGCTGTGTTTCATCATTTACATTGTTGGGCCTTGCTTTGactagaaaagtattttctagaCTATGGCACATATTTGCCCTAGATCCAAGTCTTTCAAAATTGAGTGTTATGCTTAGAATTGACTGCTTTAACACCACAGGCTTCAGCAGCCATCCACAAGTAGCATTTTAGTTGAAAGGAAGTAAATGAGTTTAGTAATTACtacttcaggaaaaatgaaaagcaaaggaatgCTGGCATTGTctagaaatgtttgaaataagatcttgaagagcagcacagcacaggttTATGCATTACCTTACATGTGTTGTAGGAACCTGCAGCCTGATGTTCTCTGCGTTCTGGTGcttggaaagaggaaaacaaaaggtgAATTAATTTACAGAGGGAGTTTAACCTACAAGCCAAATGAGAAGCCATTTTGAATTAGTATATTGCTCCTTAAAGCACACTGAATGCTTAGAAGTTGTTGGGTTAAGATGTAAAGAAACTTACATCATATGCACACGTGCTCTCTTTTCACCCTAGACTTTTTGCTGTGCTAGCAACAAGTACTATTAATAGGCCAGCTTCTTGTCACTCTGCACAGGTGATAGGTGCAGCAGCTTCGTTTGGCACACTGGGCCTTTGGCAAGCCAATAACCTTTGTTAGAGGGGAGTAGTGCTGCTGGCAGTATCTAAAATGAGAGCTCAGTACAGAATGTCCTTCCCAATAGCAGGAATAGAAGTGGAATCACTGGCAAGAACATAGTATTGTGCCCACTTAAATATGGTACCACTAGCACTGAACACATGCggagctggaaaatatttttctttctacatcaCAGCACCAAGTAAGCTTACTGACAGCTCCACAATCACATGAGTAAATCTGCTAAAGTACCTAGGACTGATTCCTGATAGGAGCTTggatatttggaaaatataagCAGAGTTTATCTATCACTGGTGACTCGTTTTAGCAATGGAATCAGCCAGAGGAAATGCTACATGGACATTTCTGGGGTGTTTGCCATTATGGTGCTTGGTTCTGCACTCTGTAGCCCATTCCTGTGGAACACAAGCCTGGGTTTAAACTTCAAACATAGAATCAGCCTTCAGTTCAGGGCAAGCATCATGTAAGTAAAGGCTTagctttaaataaagttttagcTTCATTCCCTGAATGAATCAGTGAATACaatgatgaattttaaaaaataaaaatctaaacatAAGCCAATTTCTCCTTCCACTTTGTATGGAgcattttcatgtaaaataaaatgaggtcTCCCTCTCTGATATCCAGCATGTTCCTTTCTTGTCTGCTTTTGTCAGGTGATTGCTGGGGAGAAATAGCTCAAACTGTGTATTCCACCCTTGCTGTGATCTTAAGTGTCTCTTGCGTTGAAGAGTTTTGCTAACTGCATTTGGAAAGATGAATGCCTGCCTGCTAGCTCTCTGCATGcatgcagcaggagggatgTTTTCTTTGGCAGCACAGGTGTCCAGTGCCACATCACAGATATTTCCAGTAACTTTGATCACAGAAGTGCCAGAGAGAGCTTTTAACTGGCCTGTTCTGAATAACCCATGAATGATGCAAGTCCCaaactaaaatgtttttgaacatgCTAGTAGTAATAGATTCTTGGCTATCAGCATGTGGGCTGCTAAAATAACTGCTTTGTCTTCTGTTAATCA
This genomic interval from Oxyura jamaicensis isolate SHBP4307 breed ruddy duck chromosome 13, BPBGC_Ojam_1.0, whole genome shotgun sequence contains the following:
- the MYOT gene encoding myotilin isoform X2; the encoded protein is MYNKQASINSMQKTSDQEIRGTKEALIQDLEKKLRCKDNLLQNGNQRLTYEERMARRLLGPENAASVFEAQSEDMQNAQHQNAENIRLQVPTTHVRSRPSSRGDERGRDAIQEKFFQPRFTQVPEDVIIEEGRFCRLDFKVSGLPTPDVMWYQNGRMVHQDQFHKMIVSEKGFHSFIFEAVKSSDAGTYECVAVNRAGEASFAVKVEVIAKEHHTPPTFIFKPQSKKVFEGDTARLECQISAIPTPRIYWKRNNEMVQYNTDRISLLHDNTGRICLLIHNANKKDAGWYTVSAVNGAGVATCHARLEVATHANKPVPAPKQLRVRPTFSKYLALNGRGLDVKQAFSPEGEFQRLAEQSGLYESDEL
- the MYOT gene encoding myotilin isoform X1, with the protein product MSVHNFPSVSSMCQPTMFNYERPKHFIQSKNVCQGQQQPPGPATSTEPSRQIKQSSILIQPRNPSGQKFSSSSSLSSSITLSSPSCSAPKESTYPITPASAQSPASSSSGQRLISMPNQPPAAFLCSVLPSQPDYNSQTPPGEPHYSKPMYNKQASINSMQKTSDQEIRGTKEALIQDLEKKLRCKDNLLQNGNQRLTYEERMARRLLGPENAASVFEAQSEDMQNAQHQNAENIRLQVPTTHVRSRPSSRGDERGRDAIQEKFFQPRFTQVPEDVIIEEGRFCRLDFKVSGLPTPDVMWYQNGRMVHQDQFHKMIVSEKGFHSFIFEAVKSSDAGTYECVAVNRAGEASFAVKVEVIAKEHHTPPTFIFKPQSKKVFEGDTARLECQISAIPTPRIYWKRNNEMVQYNTDRISLLHDNTGRICLLIHNANKKDAGWYTVSAVNGAGVATCHARLEVATHANKPVPAPKQLRVRPTFSKYLALNGRGLDVKQAFSPEGEFQRLAEQSGLYESDEL